The Candidatus Deferrimicrobiaceae bacterium genome has a segment encoding these proteins:
- a CDS encoding CpaF family protein, whose amino-acid sequence MSISEWKAKKNGASTVVFGDPSQRRNTLDTEIRAYQDLKSTIHRKLVDRLDLSTVAEIPTEQLSGIIKAVVESLIVNEGIPLTRVERDRLVLEIQHETLGLGPLEPLLQDPDIADILVNGPNQVYIEKHGKLERTEVAFKDDDHLMSVIERIVSKVGRRVDESSPLVDARLPDGSRVNVIIPPLSLDGPAVSIRRFGISPLKMENLIEYQSLTEEMARTFGAMIKARLNILVSGGTGAGKTTLLNILSASIPDTERIVTIEDSAELILQQDHVVRLETRPPNIEGKGTVTQRDLVRNALRMRPDRIIVGEVRGGEALDMLQAMNTGHDGSISTIHANSPRDALARLETMVLMAGYDLPARAIREQMSSALNVMIQVARLSDGTRKIVKVSELTGMEGDILVMQDIFVYEKQGLTDEGKVRGQFRATGVRPKFLDVIHTAGIHLESDIFAYRKQK is encoded by the coding sequence ATGAGTATCAGCGAATGGAAAGCGAAAAAGAATGGCGCGAGTACGGTGGTATTCGGCGATCCCTCCCAGCGCAGGAATACTCTGGACACGGAGATCCGTGCCTACCAGGATCTGAAAAGCACCATCCACCGGAAGCTCGTGGACAGACTGGATCTCTCCACGGTTGCCGAGATCCCTACCGAACAGCTGTCCGGAATCATCAAGGCGGTCGTCGAAAGCCTCATCGTAAACGAAGGAATTCCCCTCACGCGGGTCGAGCGTGACAGGCTGGTCCTCGAGATCCAGCACGAGACGCTCGGGCTCGGTCCTCTGGAGCCTCTCCTCCAGGACCCGGATATTGCGGACATCCTCGTCAACGGGCCAAACCAGGTATACATCGAAAAGCATGGAAAGCTCGAAAGAACCGAGGTGGCCTTCAAGGATGACGACCATCTGATGAGCGTCATCGAGAGAATCGTTTCGAAAGTGGGCCGGCGTGTCGACGAATCCTCCCCGCTGGTCGACGCCCGGCTTCCGGACGGGTCGCGCGTCAACGTGATCATTCCCCCTCTCTCGCTGGACGGCCCGGCGGTTTCCATCCGCCGGTTCGGCATCTCTCCCCTGAAGATGGAAAACCTCATCGAATACCAATCGTTAACCGAGGAAATGGCACGGACCTTCGGCGCGATGATCAAGGCCCGCCTGAACATCCTGGTGTCAGGGGGAACGGGCGCGGGGAAAACGACGTTGCTCAACATCCTCTCCGCTTCCATACCCGACACGGAACGGATCGTCACCATCGAGGATTCGGCGGAACTGATCCTCCAGCAGGACCACGTTGTGCGACTCGAGACCCGACCCCCCAATATCGAAGGGAAGGGAACCGTGACGCAACGGGATCTCGTCCGCAATGCCCTTCGGATGCGGCCCGACCGGATCATCGTCGGGGAGGTGCGGGGGGGCGAGGCGCTGGACATGCTGCAGGCGATGAACACGGGGCACGACGGCTCCATATCGACCATCCACGCGAATTCCCCGCGTGACGCCCTGGCGCGTCTCGAGACGATGGTATTGATGGCGGGATATGACCTTCCCGCAAGGGCAATCCGGGAACAGATGAGCTCTGCCCTGAACGTCATGATCCAGGTGGCGCGGCTGAGCGACGGGACGCGCAAAATCGTCAAGGTATCCGAACTCACCGGGATGGAAGGGGATATCCTGGTCATGCAGGACATCTTCGTGTACGAGAAGCAGGGGCTGACCGATGAGGGGAAGGTAAGGGGTCAGTTCCGTGCCACCGGGGTGCGGCCGAAGTTCCTCGACGTCATCCACACCGCGGGAATCCATCTCGAGTCCGATATTTTCGCATACCGGAAGCAAAAGTAG
- a CDS encoding type II secretion system F family protein gives MLWISAILFVGILTVLLSLYFLIAPGWTERKEIKKRLSLLELRNLVLEDLPDVLKSELLSDVPALNRILANINVAVQIDKRLKQADMEMKVSTFILLSCILFGFALLVGAFLHWPFLIAVLFGAFLFVVPTIVVNTRKNLRMKKFIMYFPEALEMFARSLRAGHSFTGAIQLVGQEMPAPIGPEFQKVFDEQNLGIPLRNALIGMTTRIDLLDVNFFVTAVLIQRETGGNLAEIIDKIGYVIRERFRIQGQLKIHTAQARLTGIVLAFLPVVVAFILFLMSPGYMKPLWEEPMGRSMIFGAIVLQIAGMLVIRKIIRIKI, from the coding sequence ATGCTCTGGATCTCCGCTATCCTGTTCGTGGGCATCCTGACGGTACTTTTGTCCCTGTACTTCCTGATCGCCCCCGGGTGGACCGAAAGGAAGGAGATCAAAAAACGGCTCTCCCTCCTCGAACTGCGCAATCTCGTGTTAGAGGACCTTCCCGATGTCCTTAAAAGCGAACTGTTGAGTGATGTGCCGGCGCTCAACAGGATTCTCGCGAATATCAACGTTGCCGTACAAATCGACAAGCGTCTCAAACAGGCGGATATGGAGATGAAAGTGAGCACGTTCATCCTCCTGTCCTGCATCCTCTTCGGGTTTGCTCTGCTGGTGGGGGCCTTTCTGCACTGGCCTTTCCTGATTGCCGTTCTTTTCGGGGCGTTCCTTTTCGTGGTCCCGACGATCGTGGTGAACACCAGGAAAAACCTCCGCATGAAAAAATTCATCATGTATTTCCCCGAGGCCCTGGAAATGTTCGCGCGCTCCCTGCGGGCGGGGCATTCGTTCACGGGGGCCATTCAACTGGTCGGACAGGAGATGCCCGCTCCCATCGGTCCGGAATTCCAGAAGGTTTTCGACGAACAGAACCTCGGGATTCCGCTTCGGAATGCCCTGATCGGCATGACGACCCGGATCGACCTCCTCGATGTCAACTTCTTTGTTACGGCTGTCCTGATCCAGCGCGAGACGGGGGGGAATCTGGCGGAGATCATCGACAAGATCGGCTATGTCATCCGGGAGAGATTCCGCATCCAGGGGCAGCTCAAGATCCACACCGCCCAGGCCCGGCTGACGGGGATCGTCCTTGCTTTCCTGCCCGTCGTGGTGGCGTTCATCCTGTTCCTGATGAGCCCGGGTTACATGAAACCTCTCTGGGAAGAACCGATGGGAAGATCCATGATCTTTGGGGCCATCGTCCTGCAGATTGCGGGGATGCTCGTGATCCGGAAGATCATCCGGATCAAGATCTGA
- a CDS encoding type II secretion system F family protein, with protein MVLFLAIAVFTATALAVLALYWLVESRRESLPQRLKDISETPSGAGSSWGEKIDSRFTGVLERFKRKRRIQDDIVAMITSEQSTGIRLQLIQAGFRRPGSYQVYFWVRAVLPASLFLLAVSFGKSMGMANQKIFFLGALGLLFGFLFPIAFVRWKMRKRQEEITDYLPDALDLLVVCVEAGLGLNASFVKISEEFALSSPTLSDEFDIVNREMIAGKPRIEALRSLSDRTGVEEVKSLVAMLIQTEKLGTSLAQSLRVHSDSLRTKRRQRAEEAAAKTTIKLVFPLVFLLFPALFVVILGPGFIQIAKVLFPVMAGNR; from the coding sequence TTGGTTCTTTTTCTTGCGATCGCCGTCTTCACGGCAACGGCCCTTGCGGTGCTGGCTCTCTACTGGCTGGTCGAGAGCCGGAGGGAGTCCCTCCCGCAAAGGCTCAAGGATATTTCCGAGACGCCTTCCGGGGCCGGGTCTTCGTGGGGCGAAAAAATCGATTCACGGTTTACCGGCGTTCTGGAACGCTTCAAGCGGAAGAGGCGAATCCAGGATGATATCGTGGCGATGATCACGAGCGAACAATCTACCGGGATAAGATTGCAGCTCATCCAGGCGGGTTTCCGTCGTCCGGGGTCCTATCAGGTCTACTTCTGGGTACGTGCTGTCCTGCCGGCCTCCCTCTTCCTTCTCGCCGTATCTTTCGGGAAGTCGATGGGGATGGCGAACCAGAAAATATTCTTTCTCGGAGCGCTGGGGCTTCTTTTCGGCTTCCTCTTCCCGATCGCGTTCGTCCGGTGGAAAATGAGGAAGCGCCAGGAGGAGATCACCGACTATCTCCCCGACGCGCTGGACCTTCTCGTCGTGTGCGTCGAGGCGGGGTTGGGATTGAACGCATCGTTCGTGAAGATCTCCGAGGAATTCGCACTCTCCAGTCCGACCCTGAGCGACGAGTTCGACATCGTCAACCGGGAGATGATAGCCGGTAAGCCCAGGATAGAGGCGCTTCGTTCATTGTCGGACCGTACCGGGGTAGAGGAGGTGAAGTCCCTCGTGGCCATGTTGATCCAGACGGAAAAACTGGGAACCAGCCTGGCCCAATCCCTCCGGGTACACTCCGACTCCCTGCGCACGAAGAGAAGGCAGCGGGCGGAAGAGGCCGCCGCAAAGACCACGATCAAGCTGGTGTTCCCCCTGGTGTTCCTGTTGTTTCCCGCACTTTTCGTCGTCATTCTCGGACCCGGCTTCATCCAGATCGCGAAGGTCCTGTTCCCCGTCATGGCCGGGAACCGGTGA
- a CDS encoding DUF192 domain-containing protein, which produces MKVRNTTRDRILGDGVREASSPFARMRGLLGVEGLSPGEGLWICPCYSIHSLGMAFEFDALFLDGGMRVVALYRRFRKNRLSRIYWDARGVLELPEGTIERTGTEVGDELEFRT; this is translated from the coding sequence ATGAAGGTCCGGAATACCACCAGGGATAGAATTCTGGGCGACGGAGTCCGGGAGGCGAGTTCCCCGTTTGCCCGGATGAGGGGTCTCCTGGGGGTCGAGGGTCTATCTCCGGGGGAAGGGTTGTGGATATGCCCGTGCTACAGCATCCACTCTTTGGGGATGGCGTTCGAATTTGACGCGCTGTTCCTCGATGGCGGAATGCGGGTGGTGGCGCTCTACCGGCGCTTTCGAAAGAACCGCTTATCCAGGATTTACTGGGACGCCCGAGGGGTCCTCGAACTGCCGGAGGGCACGATCGAGAGAACGGGGACCGAGGTCGGGGATGAACTTGAATTTCGGACGTGA